In Planococcus versutus, the DNA window GGCATTTAGTTGCCTAAAGGTTTTTTGTCATTATATCTAGCTTATGAAATAAAATAATCACATGCATGTCTGTTATTAATTACTTAGAATTTAACGCAAGAATTTTATTAACTGCTTGTTCAGCTGACTGAAGCGCGCCTTCTAAATGGCCACTATACTGTGAATTTGTCTCAGTTCCTGCAAAAAACACTTTTTCTTCCCAGTCACCAGCTGATGGCGGTTGACCATAACTCGCATAATTTTTGAATGGGCTAGAGTCTTCTTCAACTGCAGTATTCAAATCACTGGACCAATCTTTGTAAAGAATTGCTCGAGGATTTTCAGCATCCTTGCCAAACAGTTTAACTAATTGATTTGCGACCAATTCTTTTACTTTTTCTGGTCCCATATGTTGACGTGCTTCTGACGGAATTCCAAAAAATCCAAATAACGCACCCGAACCATTAGTAGGTGAAGCATCGTAAATTTCTTGCAAGGGACCAGCCGAACTCAACACCAAACCTGACAATCCAGATTCTCTCCAGAATGGGCGGTCAAAAATCGCAACCGCTTTGGCTTGTGAGCCCATCCATGTTGGCTTTTCTTTAATATCAGTCAAAAGTTCTGTTGGAAGTGCTGGAGAAAATTTTATATGCCGTGCTACAAGACGTGGTGGCAGTGCGAGAATAACCGAAGCTGTTCTCATATTTTCTACCTTTCCACCTGCTCTTTCTACTGTAACCGTAATTTCTCCAGCCTTGTCCATGCAGATTTCTTTAACACGCGTTTCCAACTGGATCATTTCTGCAGGAATTTTCTCT includes these proteins:
- a CDS encoding flavin monoamine oxidase family protein, which gives rise to MNEPVIIVGAGLSGLRAASLFTEQGLSCKVLEARDRIGGRVLSASVPNQKNLGRFDLGPTWFWPQNESVIDELVKSLKLETFVQQNQGDMLMERFQTKPPERCVIEEHIDARGVRLTGGMQSLIDALAEKIPAEMIQLETRVKEICMDKAGEITVTVERAGGKVENMRTASVILALPPRLVARHIKFSPALPTELLTDIKEKPTWMGSQAKAVAIFDRPFWRESGLSGLVLSSAGPLQEIYDASPTNGSGALFGFFGIPSEARQHMGPEKVKELVANQLVKLFGKDAENPRAILYKDWSSDLNTAVEEDSSPFKNYASYGQPPSAGDWEEKVFFAGTETNSQYSGHLEGALQSAEQAVNKILALNSK